Proteins encoded in a region of the Sphingomonas jaspsi DSM 18422 genome:
- the pyrE gene encoding orotate phosphoribosyltransferase produces the protein MTDDEILAEFRAADALLEGHFILSSGLRSPRYLQCARVLMDGARAERLARALAAKLPTELSESIDVVVSPAMGGVIIGHEMGRALGKPAMFLERPDGVFHFRRGFALEKGQKVLMVEDVVTTGLSSREAILAVEEAGGVVIGEASLVDRSSGKADLGVPFTPLIRIDVPTYDANDLPEELAAIPAVKPGSRAAA, from the coding sequence GTGACCGACGACGAGATTCTGGCGGAATTCCGCGCTGCGGACGCACTTCTTGAAGGGCATTTCATCCTGTCGTCGGGGCTTCGCAGCCCGCGCTACCTGCAATGTGCGCGGGTCCTGATGGACGGCGCGCGGGCCGAGCGGCTGGCGCGAGCGCTGGCCGCCAAGCTGCCGACCGAGCTCAGCGAGTCCATCGACGTCGTCGTGTCGCCGGCGATGGGCGGGGTCATCATCGGCCATGAGATGGGCCGCGCGCTGGGCAAGCCGGCGATGTTCCTGGAACGGCCCGACGGCGTGTTCCATTTCCGCCGCGGCTTCGCGCTGGAAAAGGGCCAGAAGGTGCTGATGGTCGAAGATGTCGTCACCACCGGCCTGTCGAGCCGCGAAGCGATTCTGGCGGTCGAGGAAGCGGGCGGCGTGGTGATCGGCGAAGCCTCGCTGGTCGACCGTTCGTCCGGCAAGGCCGACCTTGGCGTGCCGTTCACCCCGCTGATCCGCATCGACGTCCCGACCTACGACGCCAACGACCTGCCCGAAGAATTGGCCGCGATCCCGGCGGTGAAGCCCGGGAGCCGCGCGGCGGCGTGA
- a CDS encoding pyridoxine 5'-phosphate synthase produces MSGKLRLGVNIDHVATIRNARGGPHPDPLRAAHMAEAGGADGITAHLREDRRHITDEDIARLKGEIALPLNLEMAATEEMLGIALRHRPHAACIVPEKREERTTEGGLDAAGLFDHLQPMVARLTDAGIRVSLFIEPSERQVDAALRLKAPVVEFHTGRYAHVGGDERAVEYKRIADAAALAVQGGIEPHAGHGLTYDNVQPIAAIPQLAELNIGHFLIGEAIYVGLDASIRRMRQLMDDAR; encoded by the coding sequence GTGAGCGGGAAGCTGCGCCTGGGGGTCAACATCGACCATGTCGCGACCATCCGCAACGCGCGCGGCGGGCCGCACCCCGACCCGCTGCGCGCGGCCCATATGGCCGAAGCGGGGGGCGCCGACGGCATCACCGCCCACCTGCGTGAGGACCGGCGCCATATTACCGACGAGGACATCGCCCGCCTGAAAGGCGAGATTGCGCTGCCGCTCAACCTTGAAATGGCGGCGACCGAGGAGATGCTGGGCATTGCCCTGCGCCATCGCCCGCACGCCGCCTGCATCGTCCCCGAAAAGCGCGAGGAGCGGACGACCGAGGGCGGGCTCGACGCGGCCGGGCTGTTCGACCATCTGCAGCCGATGGTTGCGCGCCTGACCGACGCGGGCATCCGCGTCAGCCTGTTCATCGAACCGAGCGAACGGCAGGTCGACGCCGCCTTGCGCCTCAAGGCGCCCGTGGTCGAATTCCACACCGGGCGCTACGCCCATGTCGGAGGGGACGAGCGGGCAGTGGAGTATAAGCGGATCGCCGATGCGGCCGCGCTGGCCGTCCAGGGTGGGATCGAACCCCATGCAGGCCACGGCCTGACCTACGACAACGTCCAGCCGATCGCCGCCATCCCGCAGCTGGCCGAGCTCAACATCGGCCATTTCCTGATCGGCGAGGCGATTTACGTCGGCCTAGACGCCAGCATCCGCCGCATGCGGCAGTTGATGGACGACGCACGTTGA
- the acpS gene encoding holo-ACP synthase, whose protein sequence is MIVGLGSDLCNIERIQQSLDRFGERFLQRVFTDVEQAKAARRPFTRAGTLAKRFAAKEAFSKAVGTGFKRGVFMKDIGVVNAPSGAPTLRLTGGAKARLDELTPDGHAIEVHLTMTDDHPWAQAFVILYARKMEP, encoded by the coding sequence TTGATCGTCGGCCTCGGCTCCGACCTGTGCAATATCGAGCGGATCCAGCAATCGCTCGACCGCTTCGGCGAGCGCTTCCTGCAGCGCGTCTTCACCGACGTCGAACAGGCCAAGGCGGCGCGGCGGCCCTTCACGCGCGCCGGCACGCTGGCCAAGCGCTTCGCGGCGAAGGAGGCGTTTTCGAAAGCGGTCGGCACCGGCTTCAAGCGCGGCGTGTTCATGAAGGACATTGGCGTGGTCAATGCGCCGTCGGGCGCGCCCACGCTGAGGCTGACCGGCGGTGCCAAGGCGCGGCTTGACGAACTGACCCCCGACGGCCACGCCATCGAGGTGCATCTGACGATGACCGACGACCATCCCTGGGCGCAGGCCTTCGTCATCCTTTACGCTCGCAAGATGGAGCCCTGA
- the lepB gene encoding signal peptidase I, which translates to MSDPVEPVASETAAPQAATPAETPKETKGQMIWREAKGMFWVLVAVLLFHSFIAKPFYIPSESMMPRLLTGDRLVVTKYPYGWSYVSPTIPNPAAIVRSLILRQGPEPWGITLPFMKGRVLGKLPERGDIVVVTPPGKNEDYIKRVIGLPGDTIELRNGRLFINGQAVKAEVRPPLDIPVDANAPCGENDFWNRREETAAGTVCRLPIVRETLPNGVTYDTIDDGNSEGDTFGPIKVPADHLFLMGDNRDHSADSRYELSQQGLGGPVPFENIGGRAEFITFSLDGSGIFGFRSGRSGDSLRGQKE; encoded by the coding sequence TTGTCCGATCCCGTCGAGCCGGTCGCGTCCGAGACCGCCGCCCCGCAAGCCGCGACGCCCGCGGAAACGCCAAAGGAAACGAAGGGCCAGATGATCTGGCGCGAAGCCAAGGGCATGTTCTGGGTGCTGGTCGCGGTGCTGCTGTTCCACAGCTTCATCGCCAAGCCCTTCTACATCCCGTCGGAATCGATGATGCCGCGGCTGTTGACCGGCGACCGGCTGGTGGTGACCAAATATCCCTACGGCTGGTCCTATGTATCGCCGACCATCCCCAATCCGGCCGCGATCGTCCGTTCGCTAATCCTGCGGCAGGGACCGGAGCCGTGGGGCATCACCCTGCCCTTCATGAAGGGGCGCGTGCTGGGCAAGCTGCCCGAACGCGGCGACATCGTCGTGGTGACGCCGCCGGGCAAGAATGAGGATTATATCAAGCGCGTCATCGGCCTGCCCGGCGACACGATCGAGCTTCGTAATGGCAGGTTATTCATCAACGGCCAGGCGGTGAAGGCCGAGGTCCGCCCACCGCTGGACATTCCGGTCGACGCCAATGCGCCGTGCGGCGAGAATGATTTCTGGAATCGGCGCGAGGAAACCGCCGCTGGCACGGTCTGCCGCCTGCCGATCGTGCGCGAAACGCTGCCCAACGGCGTCACCTATGACACCATCGACGACGGCAACAGCGAAGGCGACACCTTCGGCCCAATCAAGGTCCCGGCCGACCATCTGTTCCTGATGGGGGACAATCGCGACCATAGCGCCGACAGCCGTTACGAACTGTCGCAGCAGGGACTGGGCGGACCGGTGCCGTTCGAAAATATCGGCGGGCGCGCCGAATTCATCACCTTCAGCCTCGACGGGTCGGGGATTTTCGGCTTCCGTAGCGGCCGGTCGGGCGACAGCCTGAGAGGCCAGAAGGAGTAA
- a CDS encoding AI-2E family transporter — protein MSETVPPPTPVERPGPADLSSGVVRDEARRAAVWIGMALLVVGAIVLAQPIMLIIGGMVFAIILDGGTRLLGRVLPIGRGWRLAIVTLAGFGFIGWVFYFAGTTLAEQAGALRDVVTAQANKLFATINEAGILPEGGLSNMSGQLMGGVGRLTSAVSTAVGALSSIVMVLVIGIFVAIEPRMYDRGFAWMLPMARRQGFYDISDHVGFVLRRLMFGRIVGMVVEGVGTWLMLLWGGVPMAALLGLLTGLLAFVPNIGAIVSGLLMVAVGFSAGTDTGLWAIATYFIVQTIDGYLIVPYVAKKTVDLAPALVLAAQLIFGALFGIMGLLLADPIVATIKTTLEDLAKRKGAAPTAEPRPKKSKA, from the coding sequence ATGAGCGAGACCGTGCCGCCCCCCACCCCGGTCGAGCGGCCCGGTCCCGCCGACCTGTCGAGCGGCGTGGTGCGCGACGAGGCGCGCCGGGCCGCAGTGTGGATCGGCATGGCATTGCTGGTGGTGGGCGCGATCGTCCTGGCCCAGCCGATCATGCTGATCATCGGCGGCATGGTGTTCGCCATCATCCTCGACGGCGGGACGCGCCTGCTGGGCCGGGTGCTGCCGATCGGGCGTGGTTGGCGGCTGGCGATCGTCACGCTGGCGGGCTTCGGGTTCATCGGCTGGGTCTTCTATTTCGCCGGGACGACGCTGGCCGAACAGGCGGGCGCGCTGCGCGACGTCGTCACCGCCCAGGCCAACAAATTGTTCGCGACGATCAACGAGGCAGGCATCCTGCCCGAAGGCGGCCTGTCGAACATGAGCGGCCAGTTGATGGGCGGCGTCGGGCGCCTGACCAGCGCCGTCAGCACCGCGGTCGGCGCGCTGTCGTCGATCGTCATGGTGCTGGTGATCGGCATCTTCGTGGCGATCGAACCGCGCATGTACGACCGCGGCTTCGCCTGGATGCTGCCGATGGCGAGGCGTCAGGGCTTCTACGACATCAGCGACCATGTCGGCTTCGTCCTGCGCCGCCTGATGTTCGGGCGGATCGTCGGGATGGTGGTCGAAGGCGTCGGCACCTGGCTGATGCTGTTATGGGGTGGCGTGCCGATGGCGGCGCTCCTCGGCCTACTCACCGGCCTGCTGGCCTTCGTCCCCAACATCGGCGCGATCGTGTCGGGACTGCTGATGGTCGCGGTCGGCTTTTCGGCCGGGACCGACACCGGACTGTGGGCGATCGCCACCTATTTCATCGTCCAGACGATCGACGGCTACCTGATCGTGCCTTACGTCGCGAAGAAGACCGTCGACCTGGCCCCGGCGCTGGTGCTGGCGGCGCAGCTGATCTTTGGCGCGCTGTTCGGGATCATGGGACTGCTGCTGGCCGATCCCATCGTGGCGACGATCAAGACGACGCTGGAAGACCTCGCCAAAAGAAAGGGCGCGGCCCCGACAGCGGAACCGCGCCCCAAAAAATCGAAGGCCTGA
- a CDS encoding FKBP-type peptidyl-prolyl cis-trans isomerase — protein sequence MSVSQVPIRPIAKGSLVKLWLAVAALIGLAYGVAAMGAGQMAGVDVETVQAGTGDKVAELDGVIIEYTGKTKDGTVFDTTDGRGPAPLLVAQVVPGFKQALLQMQKGGRYKIVIPGRLAYGDSPPPGSPIGKNEDLYFDVHVLEVARNAALQAGLGQPTDGAPPAPGQ from the coding sequence ATGTCGGTTTCCCAGGTTCCGATCCGTCCGATCGCCAAGGGTTCGCTCGTCAAGCTGTGGCTCGCCGTCGCCGCGCTGATCGGGCTCGCCTACGGCGTCGCCGCAATGGGCGCGGGCCAGATGGCCGGTGTCGATGTCGAAACCGTCCAGGCCGGGACCGGCGACAAGGTCGCCGAGCTCGATGGCGTGATCATCGAATATACCGGCAAGACCAAGGACGGTACGGTGTTCGACACCACCGACGGACGCGGTCCTGCGCCGCTGTTGGTCGCGCAGGTCGTGCCGGGATTCAAGCAGGCGCTGCTGCAGATGCAGAAGGGCGGCCGCTACAAGATCGTGATCCCGGGCCGTCTGGCGTACGGCGATTCGCCGCCGCCGGGCAGCCCGATCGGCAAGAACGAAGACCTCTATTTCGACGTCCACGTCCTCGAGGTCGCGCGCAACGCAGCGCTTCAGGCGGGTCTCGGCCAGCCGACCGACGGGGCGCCTCCAGCGCCGGGTCAATAA
- the rpsU gene encoding 30S ribosomal protein S21, with amino-acid sequence MQIIVRDNNVDQALRALKKKLQREGVYREMKLRRHYEKPSEKRARERAAAIRRARKLERKRVEREGGR; translated from the coding sequence ATGCAGATCATCGTTCGCGACAACAATGTCGACCAGGCGCTGCGGGCGCTCAAGAAGAAGCTGCAGCGTGAAGGCGTCTATCGCGAGATGAAGCTTCGCCGTCACTACGAGAAGCCCTCGGAAAAGCGTGCGCGTGAACGCGCCGCCGCGATTCGCCGCGCTCGCAAGCTCGAGCGCAAGCGGGTGGAGCGCGAAGGCGGCCGTTAA
- a CDS encoding murein L,D-transpeptidase catalytic domain-containing protein, translating into MLRLGAAGAGGLLLSSTVAAQVLPTSILSPSPLPVPPQPATIAAPSAPGGINPLLFSKAKAALDSRPAITQRDFIGVVDFAASSADPRFHVVHLPSGSVESFRVAHGSGSDPAHTGFLDHFSNMPGSEASSNGAYTTADLYEGKYGLSMKVDGLDWTNNNAMARAIVIHNAWYAEPEVVEQYGKLGRSQGCFAFSRKDQWAVMHRLSSGHMIYADKVA; encoded by the coding sequence ATGTTGCGTCTTGGCGCGGCGGGTGCCGGCGGCCTGCTGCTGTCGTCGACGGTGGCGGCGCAGGTGTTGCCGACCTCGATCCTTAGCCCCTCGCCGCTGCCCGTTCCGCCGCAACCGGCGACGATCGCCGCGCCGAGTGCGCCGGGCGGTATCAACCCGCTGCTGTTCTCCAAGGCCAAGGCGGCGCTCGATTCGCGTCCGGCGATCACCCAGCGTGACTTCATCGGCGTGGTCGATTTCGCCGCCAGCTCGGCCGACCCGCGCTTCCATGTCGTGCACCTGCCGAGCGGCAGCGTCGAAAGCTTCCGCGTCGCCCATGGCAGCGGGTCCGATCCGGCGCACACCGGCTTCCTCGACCATTTTTCGAACATGCCGGGGTCGGAGGCCTCGTCGAACGGCGCCTACACGACCGCCGACCTTTATGAAGGCAAATACGGACTGTCGATGAAGGTCGACGGGCTGGACTGGACCAACAACAATGCGATGGCCCGCGCCATCGTCATCCACAATGCCTGGTACGCCGAACCCGAAGTCGTCGAGCAATATGGGAAGCTGGGCCGCAGCCAGGGCTGCTTCGCCTTCAGCCGCAAGGACCAGTGGGCGGTGATGCACCGCCTCAGCAGCGGCCACATGATTTACGCGGACAAGGTTGCATAA
- a CDS encoding L,D-transpeptidase family protein — MLRSTWKSKAMLLGLGMIPLTAAMAQNAPAPKADPIAPLPDAAAKDAQPTTPPAPVPEAPPPIWQVDQVRALLSYISGVGKEGLSPADYDSDGLLKALAAGDPVALSAAATDRFNRLSSDLALGHVRGDARIDWHVEDKDLDKVRQRQLLDWALSQNKLKDALDGLLPTHPQYAALKDALAKASAGDAAERAKVNRIRLNMDRWRWLPRDLGDRYIIVNVPSYYATLVENGATRWKTRAVAGAIRTPTPQLNATAVGVILNPWWEVPPSISGEVAGKAGFVAVKGKDGKIQRWRQPPGPTNALGQLKFVMYNPHNIYLHDTNAKSRFNSSVRAASHGCIRTKDVLTLATMLLGDDNGPWTPEKIQEQLASKQTKQANFVKPLPVYIVYFSVAATNDGGIVDYEDVYKRDGKVIAALLDSDGEVPAAPKAPPKKVAAK, encoded by the coding sequence GTGCTGAGGTCCACTTGGAAATCGAAGGCGATGCTGCTGGGCTTGGGCATGATTCCGCTAACCGCGGCGATGGCGCAGAATGCGCCCGCGCCCAAGGCCGACCCGATCGCGCCGCTGCCTGACGCGGCGGCAAAGGACGCCCAGCCGACGACGCCTCCCGCGCCCGTGCCGGAAGCGCCGCCGCCGATCTGGCAGGTCGACCAGGTTCGCGCCCTGCTGTCCTATATCTCCGGCGTCGGGAAGGAAGGCCTTAGCCCCGCCGATTACGACAGCGACGGGCTGCTCAAGGCGCTTGCCGCGGGCGATCCGGTCGCGCTGTCGGCGGCCGCGACCGACCGCTTCAATCGCCTGTCGTCCGACCTCGCGCTGGGCCATGTCCGCGGCGACGCGCGGATCGACTGGCATGTCGAAGACAAGGATCTCGACAAGGTCCGCCAGCGCCAGCTGCTCGATTGGGCGCTGTCGCAGAACAAGCTGAAGGACGCGCTCGACGGCCTGCTGCCGACCCATCCGCAATATGCCGCGCTCAAGGATGCGCTGGCCAAGGCGTCGGCCGGCGACGCGGCCGAGCGCGCCAAGGTCAACCGCATCCGGCTCAACATGGATCGCTGGCGCTGGCTGCCGCGCGACCTTGGCGACCGCTACATCATCGTCAACGTGCCCAGCTATTATGCGACGCTGGTCGAAAACGGCGCCACGCGGTGGAAGACGCGCGCCGTCGCCGGGGCGATCAGGACGCCGACGCCGCAGCTCAATGCGACCGCGGTCGGCGTGATCCTCAATCCCTGGTGGGAAGTGCCGCCGTCGATCTCGGGCGAAGTCGCGGGCAAGGCCGGCTTCGTCGCGGTCAAGGGCAAGGACGGCAAGATCCAGCGCTGGCGCCAGCCGCCGGGACCGACCAACGCGCTCGGCCAGTTGAAGTTCGTGATGTACAATCCGCACAACATCTATCTTCACGACACCAACGCCAAAAGCCGCTTCAACAGTTCGGTGCGCGCCGCCAGCCACGGCTGCATCCGCACCAAGGACGTGCTGACGCTGGCGACCATGCTGCTGGGCGACGACAATGGTCCGTGGACGCCGGAAAAGATCCAGGAACAACTCGCCTCGAAGCAGACCAAGCAGGCCAATTTCGTGAAGCCGCTGCCGGTCTACATCGTCTATTTCAGCGTCGCCGCCACCAACGACGGCGGCATCGTCGACTATGAAGACGTCTACAAGCGCGACGGCAAGGTGATCGCGGCGCTGCTCGATTCCGACGGCGAGGTCCCGGCCGCGCCCAAGGCACCGCCCAAGAAGGTCGCGGCGAAGTAA
- a CDS encoding PilZ domain-containing protein: MAGKFQLDGSMIPRTVRRMFDQRSEPRQPIEQGTAVLTARRADHVVPLVNLSPNGAMIRCTAPLNIGESISLQMLDRDVIQGQVRWIRDGRVGIGFARPLE; this comes from the coding sequence ATGGCCGGTAAATTCCAGCTCGACGGAAGCATGATTCCGCGGACGGTCCGGCGCATGTTCGACCAGCGCAGCGAACCCCGCCAGCCGATCGAACAGGGCACCGCCGTCCTCACCGCACGCCGGGCTGACCACGTCGTTCCCCTGGTCAACCTGTCGCCCAATGGCGCGATGATCCGCTGCACCGCGCCGCTGAACATCGGAGAAAGCATTTCGCTACAGATGCTTGACCGCGACGTCATTCAAGGTCAGGTGCGCTGGATCAGGGACGGCAGGGTCGGGATCGGCTTTGCAAGACCGCTGGAATAA
- a CDS encoding PilZ domain-containing protein — protein sequence MEHDFRMIRARISEAKSAEERRRATRFDVSIDARVRELGSEGFEARLINISETGFMAEADGEFEVGSRVWLILPGRERANALVRWIAGRKIGAEFAEPISLDGLTA from the coding sequence GTGGAGCATGATTTTCGGATGATCAGGGCGCGGATTTCGGAAGCGAAAAGCGCAGAGGAGCGGCGGCGGGCCACCCGGTTCGACGTCAGCATCGACGCGCGCGTCCGCGAGCTTGGCAGCGAAGGGTTCGAAGCGCGGCTGATCAACATTAGCGAAACCGGCTTCATGGCCGAAGCCGACGGCGAGTTCGAGGTGGGTAGCCGCGTGTGGCTGATCCTCCCCGGGCGCGAGCGGGCCAATGCGCTGGTGCGCTGGATTGCCGGCCGCAAGATCGGTGCAGAGTTCGCGGAACCGATCAGCCTCGACGGACTAACCGCCTAA
- a CDS encoding peptidylprolyl isomerase yields MRIIVALLAAVSAAAMAADPPALKTPNDVVAGAPAKDWVAIPAGDLLQIELADGRKVVLQLATQFAPVHVANIKALARAGWWDGAKIYRVQDNYVVQWGNNESDKPLPAGVVAKPPAEYSRSLKGLTVVPLGFPDAYAPAVGFSGGWPMAYDLKDESANLTHCYGMVGVGRDLSPDTGTGGELYAVIGHAPRHLDRNIAVVGRVISGFEAMTALPRGTEALGFYKDRSSDVPIKSAKLVSDLSPDAQPRFEYLAGDSFAEYVHLRANRHDAFYIRPAGGVDVCNVGVPVRAVPAPAK; encoded by the coding sequence ATGCGTATCATCGTCGCCCTGCTTGCCGCCGTGTCCGCCGCCGCCATGGCTGCCGATCCCCCAGCGCTCAAAACCCCCAACGACGTCGTCGCCGGCGCCCCCGCCAAGGACTGGGTCGCGATCCCGGCGGGCGACCTGCTGCAGATCGAGCTTGCCGACGGCCGCAAGGTCGTGCTGCAGCTCGCAACCCAATTCGCCCCGGTGCATGTCGCCAACATCAAGGCGCTGGCCCGCGCCGGCTGGTGGGACGGCGCGAAAATCTATCGCGTGCAGGACAATTATGTCGTCCAATGGGGCAATAACGAAAGCGACAAGCCGCTGCCGGCGGGCGTCGTTGCCAAGCCGCCGGCCGAATATTCGCGCAGCCTGAAGGGCCTAACGGTGGTGCCGCTCGGCTTTCCGGACGCCTACGCACCCGCGGTCGGATTTTCGGGCGGATGGCCGATGGCTTACGACCTTAAGGATGAATCCGCCAACCTGACCCATTGCTACGGCATGGTCGGGGTAGGGCGCGATCTCAGTCCCGACACCGGGACGGGCGGCGAACTTTATGCCGTCATCGGCCATGCGCCGCGCCATCTCGACCGCAACATCGCGGTGGTCGGTCGGGTGATCAGCGGGTTCGAGGCGATGACGGCACTGCCGCGCGGCACGGAGGCGCTGGGCTTCTACAAGGACCGCTCATCCGACGTGCCGATCAAGTCGGCGAAGCTGGTCAGCGACCTTTCGCCCGACGCTCAGCCGCGCTTCGAATATCTCGCGGGCGACAGCTTTGCCGAATATGTGCACCTGCGCGCCAACCGGCACGACGCATTTTACATACGTCCTGCCGGCGGGGTGGATGTCTGCAATGTGGGGGTGCCGGTACGGGCGGTGCCCGCACCGGCCAAATAG
- the purT gene encoding formate-dependent phosphoribosylglycinamide formyltransferase codes for MAMYLATIMLLGSGELGREFAIAAKRLGCRVIACDRYDDAPAMQVADAREVFPMLDGAALRAAVEKHRPDHIVPEIEAIDTAMLGELETEGWHVVPSAKAVQLTMNRDGIRDFAAKELGLTTSRYIFAETREEAMNAGVGLPAVVKPVMSSSGKGQSVASTVEELGTAFDYAVANMRGDRPRVIVEEFIRFDYEITLLTVATKDGVLFCPPIGHRQEGGDYRESWQPAPMGDAVLASAQEQAAKVVTALGGYGLFGVEFFIAGDRAIFSELSPRPHDTGMVTLIGQFPNEFELHLRAILGLPIPAIELAGPAASAVILATQESHDFAFEGVAEALAGGEADHPVDLRLFAKPNTLKNRRMGVALARGRDAEDAKGRAVAAASKVRIAYRD; via the coding sequence ATGGCCATGTATCTTGCCACCATCATGCTGCTCGGCTCGGGCGAACTGGGCCGCGAATTCGCCATTGCCGCCAAGCGGCTCGGTTGCCGGGTCATCGCCTGCGACCGTTATGACGACGCGCCGGCGATGCAGGTCGCCGACGCGCGCGAGGTGTTCCCGATGCTCGACGGCGCGGCGCTGCGCGCGGCGGTGGAAAAGCATCGCCCCGACCATATCGTGCCGGAAATCGAGGCGATCGACACCGCCATGCTGGGCGAGCTGGAAACCGAAGGCTGGCACGTCGTGCCGTCGGCCAAGGCGGTACAGCTGACCATGAACCGCGACGGCATCCGCGACTTCGCGGCCAAGGAGCTGGGGCTGACGACCTCGCGCTATATCTTCGCCGAAACGCGCGAGGAGGCGATGAACGCCGGGGTCGGCCTGCCGGCGGTGGTCAAGCCGGTGATGAGCAGCAGCGGCAAGGGGCAGAGCGTCGCCAGCACCGTCGAGGAACTGGGCACGGCGTTCGATTATGCGGTCGCCAACATGCGCGGCGACCGGCCGCGGGTGATCGTCGAGGAGTTCATCCGCTTCGACTATGAGATCACGCTACTGACGGTGGCCACGAAGGACGGCGTGCTGTTCTGCCCGCCGATCGGCCACCGGCAGGAGGGCGGCGATTATCGCGAAAGCTGGCAGCCCGCGCCGATGGGCGACGCGGTGCTGGCATCCGCGCAGGAGCAAGCGGCGAAGGTCGTCACCGCGCTGGGCGGATATGGCCTGTTCGGCGTCGAATTCTTCATCGCCGGCGACCGCGCGATCTTTTCCGAGCTGAGCCCGCGTCCGCACGACACCGGCATGGTGACGCTGATAGGCCAGTTTCCCAACGAGTTCGAGCTCCATCTCCGCGCGATCCTGGGCCTGCCGATCCCGGCGATCGAGCTGGCGGGTCCGGCGGCGTCGGCGGTGATCCTGGCTACCCAAGAAAGCCATGATTTCGCCTTCGAAGGCGTGGCGGAGGCGCTGGCGGGGGGCGAGGCGGACCATCCTGTCGACCTGCGCCTGTTCGCCAAGCCCAACACGCTGAAAAACCGGCGCATGGGCGTGGCACTGGCGCGTGGACGCGATGCCGAGGATGCGAAGGGGCGCGCCGTGGCAGCCGCGTCGAAGGTCCGGATCGCCTATCGCGATTGA
- the argC gene encoding N-acetyl-gamma-glutamyl-phosphate reductase: MIRVSILGASGYVGGELMRLIAAHPDMEVAVPFGASNAGQPVEAVHPHLSLAYPGLRFAEWDATALASSDLVMAALPHGETQRLADDLLADGIPFVDLGADFRLDSADEFEAWYGEPHQRPDLLDSFTYGLPEFYREQIRSSSRVAAPGCYPTAANLALKPLVDAGAIDPKGIVVDAASGVSGAGRKASDATHYCGVEGSFRAYGLTRHRHTAEMQMVSGAEVLFTPHLMATSRGILATCYARAAAACDPLAILRDAYSGERFVHVGERPPETKWATGSNAAFLSARYDERTGMVVALAAIDNLGKGAAGQMIQCANLMLGLDEGAGLSTLGVYP; encoded by the coding sequence ATGATTCGTGTCTCGATCCTTGGAGCCTCCGGCTATGTCGGCGGCGAGCTGATGCGCCTGATCGCCGCCCACCCCGATATGGAGGTGGCGGTACCGTTCGGCGCGTCCAATGCCGGGCAGCCGGTGGAGGCTGTGCATCCGCACCTGTCGCTGGCCTATCCGGGGCTGCGCTTCGCCGAATGGGATGCGACCGCGCTGGCCAGCAGCGACCTTGTCATGGCCGCGCTTCCGCACGGAGAGACCCAGCGGCTGGCCGACGACCTGCTGGCCGACGGAATTCCCTTCGTCGACCTGGGTGCCGACTTCCGCCTCGACAGCGCCGACGAATTCGAAGCCTGGTACGGCGAACCGCACCAGCGGCCCGATTTGCTGGACAGCTTCACTTACGGCCTGCCCGAATTTTACCGCGAACAGATAAGGTCGTCGTCGCGCGTGGCAGCCCCGGGCTGTTACCCGACCGCCGCCAACCTGGCGCTAAAGCCGCTGGTCGATGCCGGGGCGATCGATCCCAAGGGCATCGTCGTCGATGCGGCGTCCGGGGTAAGCGGCGCAGGCCGCAAGGCGAGCGACGCGACCCATTATTGCGGGGTCGAGGGCAGTTTTCGCGCCTATGGACTGACACGCCATCGTCACACCGCCGAAATGCAGATGGTGTCTGGCGCCGAAGTGCTGTTCACCCCGCACCTCATGGCCACCAGCCGCGGCATCCTGGCGACCTGTTATGCCAGGGCGGCGGCGGCGTGCGACCCGCTGGCGATCCTTCGCGACGCCTATTCGGGCGAGCGCTTCGTCCATGTCGGTGAGCGGCCGCCCGAGACCAAATGGGCTACCGGCAGCAACGCCGCCTTCCTGTCGGCGCGCTACGACGAGCGCACGGGCATGGTCGTCGCGCTGGCCGCGATCGACAATCTCGGCAAGGGCGCGGCGGGGCAGATGATCCAGTGCGCCAATTTGATGCTCGGCCTCGACGAAGGCGCGGGCCTGTCCACCTTGGGAGTATATCCGTGA